From one Pseudomonas sp. S35 genomic stretch:
- a CDS encoding FAD-binding oxidoreductase, which produces MSVQKTDVVIVGGGLMGAATAFFLRRRGQSVILLERDQIGQYASGVNFGNVRRQGRFLGQLALANRSWALWKRLPELIDDDLEFIPSGHMRVCYREDEIAELEAYAAAPEAEQLDLKIYRGAELHQRFGFLGPDVKGGSYAPHDGHANPRLAAPAFARAAIRLGARIEERTEVAEVQKIGADFHIATTDGRQFQAAQLLITAGAWGQKLSAQFGEPVPLDTHGPQMAVTEPVPYALPTVIGVYTKIPEEVIYFRQIPRGNIVIGGGYRSKPDMQNRRAYVEPRSILNQISQMRRLLPGVGNLNIIRVWSGIEGYLPDSLPVMGQSGTVDGLFYAFGFCGHGFQLGPGVGDVMAELLATGSTSTPIAAFSITRFALPAEQRSQAS; this is translated from the coding sequence ATGAGCGTGCAAAAAACAGATGTGGTGATTGTCGGCGGCGGCCTGATGGGCGCGGCGACTGCGTTTTTCCTGCGCCGTCGCGGGCAGTCGGTGATCCTGCTGGAGCGTGACCAGATCGGCCAGTACGCCAGCGGCGTGAACTTCGGCAATGTGCGCCGACAAGGGCGTTTCCTCGGCCAACTGGCCTTGGCCAACCGCTCTTGGGCCTTGTGGAAACGCCTGCCGGAGTTGATCGACGATGACCTGGAGTTCATCCCCAGCGGGCATATGCGCGTGTGTTATCGCGAAGACGAAATCGCCGAGCTGGAGGCCTACGCGGCCGCGCCGGAAGCTGAACAGTTGGACCTGAAGATCTATCGCGGCGCCGAGTTGCATCAACGTTTTGGTTTCCTGGGCCCGGACGTGAAGGGCGGCTCCTACGCGCCCCATGACGGTCACGCCAACCCGCGCCTGGCGGCACCGGCCTTTGCCCGCGCTGCGATTCGCCTGGGCGCCCGGATTGAAGAGCGTACCGAAGTCGCCGAGGTGCAAAAAATCGGCGCTGACTTCCACATCGCCACCACCGACGGCCGCCAGTTCCAGGCCGCGCAACTGCTTATCACCGCCGGCGCCTGGGGCCAGAAACTCTCGGCGCAGTTTGGCGAACCGGTGCCCCTGGACACCCACGGCCCGCAGATGGCGGTGACCGAACCGGTGCCCTACGCCTTGCCCACGGTGATCGGTGTGTACACCAAGATCCCCGAGGAAGTGATCTATTTTCGCCAGATCCCACGCGGCAATATCGTCATCGGCGGTGGTTATCGCAGCAAACCCGACATGCAAAACCGCCGCGCCTATGTGGAGCCGCGCAGTATCCTCAACCAGATCAGCCAGATGCGCCGCCTGCTGCCGGGCGTTGGCAACCTGAATATCATCCGCGTGTGGAGCGGCATCGAAGGCTACCTGCCGGACTCGCTGCCGGTGATGGGCCAAAGCGGCACCGTCGACGGCCTGTTCTATGCCTTTGGCTTTTGCGGCCATGGCTTCCAGCTTGGCCCTGGCGTCGGCGATGTGATGGCCGAACTGCTCGCCACCGGCAGCACCAGCACGCCGATTGCGGCGTTTTCCATCACCCGCTTTGCCTTACCTGCCGAACAACGGAGCCAAGCCTCATGA
- the argE gene encoding acetylornithine deacetylase, with the protein MKPRVLDILKTLMAFDTVSSESNMALIEYVRDLLLTKGIESLIVKDQSGKKANLFASTGPKDQPGVLLSGHTDVVPAAGQAWTFPAFAATVQDGRIYGRGSCDMKGFIALAIDAMLDAADHTLNRPLQLALSHDEEIGCVGVRRLLDVLHLAPVRPFLCLIGEPTNMQFVLGHKGKGSYRTYCRGLEAHSSLAPRSVNAIHVACDFIAALRDSQQQLQRHGAQDTDYDVPYSTVHVGQIVGGKALNIVPNLCTLDFEVRNLPADDLDQFLEQMRERAEVIVREAQKLSSVAAIEIETLNVYPGLDTHPSVEAVRFLKQFAAPDTGTSKVSFGTEGGLFKQRLDVPVVVCGPGSIEQAHKPDEFIEISQMDAGAQFLQGLLGSLKA; encoded by the coding sequence ATGAAGCCCCGCGTACTGGATATCCTGAAAACACTCATGGCCTTTGACACGGTGTCGTCCGAGTCGAACATGGCCTTGATCGAGTACGTGCGCGACCTGCTGCTGACAAAAGGCATCGAGTCGCTGATCGTCAAGGACCAGAGCGGCAAGAAGGCCAACCTGTTCGCCAGCACCGGCCCCAAGGACCAGCCTGGCGTGTTGCTCTCCGGGCACACCGACGTGGTGCCGGCGGCCGGGCAGGCGTGGACCTTTCCCGCGTTCGCCGCCACGGTGCAGGATGGGCGCATCTACGGGCGCGGCAGTTGTGACATGAAGGGCTTTATCGCCCTGGCCATCGACGCCATGCTCGATGCCGCCGACCACACCTTGAACCGCCCATTGCAACTGGCCTTGTCCCATGACGAGGAGATTGGTTGCGTGGGCGTGCGGCGCTTGCTCGATGTGTTGCACCTGGCGCCGGTGCGGCCGTTTTTGTGTCTGATCGGCGAGCCGACCAACATGCAGTTCGTGCTCGGGCACAAGGGTAAGGGCTCCTACCGCACCTACTGCCGTGGCCTGGAGGCGCATTCGTCGCTGGCGCCGCGCTCGGTCAATGCCATCCACGTGGCCTGCGACTTTATCGCCGCCCTGCGTGACAGCCAGCAGCAGTTGCAACGCCACGGTGCCCAGGACACTGACTACGACGTGCCCTACAGCACCGTGCATGTGGGGCAGATCGTCGGCGGCAAAGCGCTGAATATCGTGCCCAACCTGTGCACCCTGGATTTCGAAGTGCGCAACTTGCCCGCCGACGACCTGGATCAGTTTCTGGAGCAGATGCGCGAGCGTGCCGAAGTCATCGTGCGTGAGGCGCAGAAGCTGTCCAGCGTGGCGGCCATCGAGATCGAAACCCTTAACGTCTACCCAGGCCTGGATACCCATCCGAGCGTCGAAGCCGTGCGTTTTCTCAAGCAATTCGCCGCGCCGGACACCGGCACGTCCAAGGTCTCGTTCGGCACCGAAGGCGGCCTGTTCAAGCAGCGCCTGGACGTGCCGGTGGTGGTTTGCGGGCCGGGTTCCATCGAGCAGGCGCACAAGCCTGATGAGTTTATCGAGATCAGCCAGATGGACGCCGGCGCGCAGTTTTTGCAGGGCTTGCTCGGCTCGTTGAAGG
- a CDS encoding FAD/NAD(P)-binding oxidoreductase, producing the protein MATARVVIVGAGPAGVRCAETLLAAGIRPIVIDENRRDGGQIYRRQPQGFTRDYATLYGSEATKAQDLHQSFDRLRGAIDYRPDTLVWNLTPGQLCCVSQGRHSTVDYDALILCTGATDRLMPIEGWQLAGTYSLGGAQIALKNQAVSIGHRVVFMGSGPLLYLVASQYVKAGATVAAVLDTSPMSLRIKALPKLLARPGLLFTGIKLLAQLYRANVAVHLGIKPLQVLGDAANGVMGVRFCTGNGRTETVQADAVALGYHLRPETQLGDLAGCAMAFDQASSQWWLATDAAGRTSVKGVYAAGDGSKIRGADAAEHAGRLVALALLEDLKQPVDKVLREEQQQALAVMDQFRLGLAQAFPWPSEQAKALPDSAIVCRCEMISAGELRRTVNEKGACEVNRAKAFSRVGMGRCQGRYCSQAGAEVIAAAAGVQVQDVGRQRGQAPVKPLSMLTEEAAS; encoded by the coding sequence ATGGCCACTGCACGGGTAGTCATTGTGGGGGCTGGACCTGCCGGGGTGCGTTGCGCCGAAACCTTGCTGGCTGCCGGTATCCGCCCCATTGTCATTGATGAAAACCGCCGCGACGGCGGGCAGATCTACCGTCGTCAGCCCCAAGGCTTTACCCGCGACTACGCCACCTTGTACGGCAGCGAAGCGACCAAGGCGCAAGACCTGCACCAGAGTTTCGACCGCCTGCGCGGCGCCATCGACTACCGCCCCGACACCCTGGTGTGGAACCTCACGCCGGGGCAGTTGTGCTGCGTCAGCCAGGGCCGTCACAGCACCGTGGACTACGACGCACTGATCCTCTGCACCGGCGCCACCGACCGCTTGATGCCCATCGAAGGCTGGCAGCTGGCGGGCACCTACAGCCTCGGCGGCGCGCAGATCGCGCTGAAGAACCAAGCCGTGTCCATCGGCCACCGCGTGGTGTTCATGGGCAGTGGGCCGCTGCTGTATCTGGTCGCCAGCCAGTATGTGAAAGCCGGTGCCACGGTGGCGGCGGTGCTCGATACCTCGCCGATGAGCCTGCGGATCAAGGCCTTGCCCAAGCTGCTGGCGCGGCCGGGTTTGTTGTTCACCGGGATCAAATTACTGGCCCAGCTGTATCGCGCCAACGTGGCGGTGCACTTGGGGATCAAGCCGCTGCAGGTGCTGGGCGATGCAGCCAATGGCGTGATGGGCGTGCGCTTTTGCACGGGCAACGGGCGGACCGAGACCGTGCAGGCCGATGCCGTGGCGCTGGGTTATCACCTGCGCCCGGAAACCCAGTTGGGCGATCTGGCCGGCTGCGCTATGGCCTTTGATCAGGCGTCGAGCCAGTGGTGGCTGGCTACCGACGCCGCGGGGCGTACCTCGGTGAAGGGCGTGTATGCGGCCGGTGACGGTTCGAAAATCCGTGGCGCCGACGCCGCCGAGCACGCCGGGCGCCTGGTAGCGCTGGCGCTGTTGGAGGATTTAAAACAACCGGTGGATAAGGTGCTGCGTGAGGAACAACAGCAGGCCCTGGCAGTGATGGACCAATTCCGTCTCGGCCTGGCCCAAGCGTTTCCGTGGCCCAGCGAACAGGCCAAGGCGCTGCCCGACAGTGCGATTGTGTGCCGCTGCGAGATGATCAGCGCCGGTGAACTGCGCCGCACGGTAAACGAAAAGGGCGCCTGCGAAGTCAACCGTGCCAAGGCGTTCAGCCGTGTCGGCATGGGCCGTTGCCAGGGCCGTTATTGCTCCCAGGCCGGGGCCGAAGTGATTGCGGCCGCCGCCGGTGTCCAGGTGCAGGACGTCGGTCGCCAGCGTGGCCAGGCGCCGGTCAAACCCTTGTCGATGCTCACCGAGGAGGCCGCTTCATGA